The DNA segment CCCTTACGACGTCTCCATTCCTAAATTCTGTGGAGATAGTTTTTACATACTTTTTGTCGGTCTGCGAAACATATATTCTTGCCTTTGTATTGGCTGAAAGCTTTTTGTCTGCGTACCCTTCTAAAGCTAGGAGGTCTACGTAAACCATCTGTGGTTTAACTGATACTACCTCTCCGTAGACGATATCCCCTTCTTTTACCTGTGGCACAACATTTGTTTTCGAAATAACACTTGCACTTCTTCTTGACATGTCAAGTTCTAAATCCCCTACCAGTGTAGCATATATCTTCCC comes from the Methanofastidiosum sp. genome and includes:
- a CDS encoding exosome complex RNA-binding protein Csl4; translated protein: MEANGETKKEFVIPGDYIGVAEEFLPGNGAYEENGKIYATLVGDLELDMSRRSASVISKTNVVPQVKEGDIVYGEVVSVKPQMVYVDLLALEGYADKKLSANTKARIYVSQTDKKYVKTISTEFRNGDVVRARVVDTQGDAVRLSTAEDNLGVIRAVCGVCKKTLQMKEGKLECDYCSSKETRKTANDYLKAKL